In the genome of Methanopyrus kandleri AV19, one region contains:
- a CDS encoding DUF1614 domain-containing protein — protein MNSHVVHSPTSRTFLLFLAAWLLLSFLMMFLYFVSIPGFFHALGLEPRTALLLSLLSIVGSAVNVPIKRIRKLVTVQHETYGFWGISYQVPVRRSEEIVIAVNVGGCLIPVAVSVYLIATNLDLWLQYLLATAVTTIVSYATARVIPGVGIAVPFFLPAAVAGTVALLTTKGGAASVAYVAGTLGTLIGADLLNLRKAVNWGSAPVLSIGGAGTFDAVFVTGLTAVWIAYVLSPGAGT, from the coding sequence TTGAACAGTCACGTGGTCCACTCGCCCACCTCCAGGACCTTCCTGCTCTTCCTGGCGGCCTGGCTGCTCCTGTCGTTTTTGATGATGTTTCTGTACTTCGTGAGTATCCCCGGGTTCTTCCACGCCCTCGGACTGGAACCCAGGACAGCGCTGCTACTGTCACTCCTGTCCATTGTGGGGAGCGCAGTCAACGTTCCGATCAAGCGTATACGTAAGCTGGTCACGGTGCAGCACGAGACCTACGGGTTCTGGGGCATCTCTTACCAGGTACCGGTCCGGCGCTCCGAGGAGATCGTGATCGCCGTGAACGTCGGGGGCTGTCTGATACCGGTCGCCGTCTCGGTGTACCTCATCGCCACCAACCTAGATCTGTGGCTCCAGTACCTGCTGGCCACCGCCGTCACCACCATAGTGTCCTACGCCACCGCGCGGGTCATACCGGGGGTCGGTATCGCGGTACCGTTCTTCCTCCCCGCGGCCGTGGCCGGTACGGTGGCCCTGTTGACCACCAAGGGCGGCGCCGCCAGCGTCGCATACGTGGCCGGTACGCTCGGGACGCTCATCGGGGCCGACCTACTCAACCTGAGGAAGGCCGTGAATTGGGGCAGTGCGCCGGTCCTCAGTATCGGGGGTGCCGGCACGTTCGACGCTGTGTTCGTGACGGGTCTCACCGCCGTGTGGATCGCGTACGTCCTCTCGCCGGGGGCCGGAACGTGA
- the hisC gene encoding histidinol-phosphate transaminase → MDRVRPLAGGRNVRIREAVLNIDPYVPGKSKEEIAREYGIEPDEIVKLGSNENPLGPSPKAVKAAKRELERLHEYPEPLAPPSLYEAIIDYLADPPYPAGEPVEITREHLVVGGDGADEIIDVLTRVLVDPGDPVVIPVPTFSQYGISARACGAEVRKPRFDPERGFELDEDSLFEALDREVRLVYLCTPNNPTGNRIRERVVRDVVEECRGVVLIDHAYVEFADHDYTPLALEYDNVLVLRTCSKALGLAGARVGYGIANPELIEHLHRIKPVFSLTRPSAAAAEATFRDRDYIEKSVRLMIESRKYLYRELRKLDRLTPFPSEANYLLVDVSNTGMNASEFTEELLKRGVIVRDCSSFEGIEPFYVRVSTGTLEEDRKFIEVVKDVLEV, encoded by the coding sequence GTGGATCGCGTACGTCCTCTCGCCGGGGGCCGGAACGTGAGGATCCGGGAAGCCGTGCTGAACATCGACCCGTACGTTCCCGGCAAGTCGAAGGAAGAGATCGCTCGGGAATACGGTATCGAACCGGACGAGATAGTGAAGCTGGGATCAAACGAGAACCCGCTGGGCCCTTCACCCAAGGCCGTGAAGGCCGCGAAGCGTGAGCTGGAACGCCTTCACGAGTACCCGGAACCCCTGGCACCTCCGTCCCTGTACGAGGCCATTATCGATTACCTGGCGGATCCTCCTTATCCCGCCGGAGAACCCGTGGAGATCACACGGGAGCACCTAGTCGTCGGTGGGGACGGCGCCGACGAGATCATCGACGTGCTGACGCGCGTGCTCGTCGACCCGGGCGACCCCGTGGTAATCCCCGTGCCCACCTTCTCGCAGTACGGCATCTCCGCACGGGCGTGCGGTGCCGAGGTCAGGAAGCCTCGCTTCGACCCGGAGCGCGGGTTCGAGCTGGACGAGGACTCACTGTTCGAGGCCCTCGACCGGGAAGTGCGTCTAGTGTACCTCTGTACCCCGAACAACCCTACGGGTAACCGGATCCGGGAGCGGGTCGTGAGGGACGTCGTGGAGGAGTGCCGCGGGGTCGTCCTGATCGACCACGCCTACGTCGAGTTCGCCGACCACGACTACACACCGCTGGCGCTCGAGTACGACAACGTCCTCGTACTGCGCACGTGCTCCAAGGCGCTGGGTCTGGCCGGGGCCCGGGTCGGTTACGGGATAGCGAACCCCGAGCTGATCGAGCACCTACACCGGATCAAACCCGTGTTCAGCCTGACGAGACCCAGCGCGGCCGCCGCCGAGGCCACGTTCCGCGATCGGGACTACATCGAGAAGTCCGTACGGTTGATGATCGAGAGCCGAAAGTACCTGTACCGAGAGCTCCGGAAGTTGGATCGGTTAACACCGTTCCCCTCGGAGGCCAACTACCTCTTGGTGGATGTCTCCAACACTGGAATGAACGCGTCGGAGTTCACGGAGGAGCTCCTGAAGCGCGGCGTCATAGTACGCGACTGCTCCAGCTTCGAGGGTATAGAGCCATTTTACGTCCGGGTATCTACCGGCACGCTCGAGGAGGATCGCAAGTTCATAGAGGTCGTGAAAGATGTGCTCGAGGTGTGA
- a CDS encoding radical SAM protein, producing MTRLSLPTSRHCEGCPGAEGEGPHHPTLELTTSCPYKCPHCYARYAENVGVVVKPGLYGEPQGCLTVSQYGEPTVLGRELIDVLEMVRETGLFDRIDLQTRGYRPDLAPKLSEICDLVMVSIDVTDPDVHRRLHGVGPERTLRFAVNTDRPVIRSLYLPGINDDLPQGLADTEIEPAEVFVQPLIPFGKAVENLKRIGLRDHYNVVGSLLNWAEKFEEFGFDVRFPACWVDSLERLKERMEEELGFVDLRNVRYSPDPGTPAPERRFTPLRELLDELVR from the coding sequence GTGACGCGCTTAAGCCTGCCGACGTCACGTCACTGCGAGGGGTGTCCCGGAGCCGAAGGGGAAGGTCCCCACCATCCGACGCTCGAGCTGACCACATCCTGTCCGTACAAGTGCCCTCACTGCTACGCACGCTACGCGGAGAATGTAGGCGTGGTCGTGAAACCGGGACTGTACGGGGAACCCCAGGGGTGTCTCACGGTCTCCCAGTACGGGGAACCTACGGTCCTCGGGAGGGAGCTGATCGATGTCCTGGAAATGGTCCGAGAGACCGGACTTTTCGACAGGATAGATCTCCAAACTCGGGGATACAGGCCCGATCTGGCCCCGAAGCTGTCGGAGATCTGTGACCTGGTAATGGTGAGTATCGACGTCACGGATCCCGACGTCCATCGGCGCCTCCACGGCGTAGGGCCCGAGAGGACGCTGCGGTTCGCCGTGAACACGGACCGCCCCGTGATCCGTTCGCTGTACCTTCCCGGCATCAACGATGACTTGCCTCAGGGGCTCGCCGACACCGAGATAGAGCCCGCCGAGGTATTCGTACAGCCCCTGATCCCCTTCGGGAAAGCCGTGGAGAACCTCAAACGGATCGGCTTACGGGATCATTACAACGTGGTCGGATCCCTGCTGAATTGGGCCGAGAAGTTCGAAGAGTTCGGGTTCGACGTCAGGTTCCCGGCGTGCTGGGTCGATAGTCTCGAAAGGCTGAAGGAGAGGATGGAAGAGGAGCTGGGGTTCGTCGACCTCCGGAACGTCCGGTATTCCCCGGATCCCGGCACTCCAGCCCCTGAACGACGTTTCACGCCTCTACGCGAGCTGCTCGACGAACTAGTGCGCTAA
- a CDS encoding SAM-dependent methyltransferase, producing the protein MQVVGVGPNPTRFLTIEAIERIARADLLISSESILREIDGLRVEAEIDLSDKEVVTWNGSVRETLTEYADSDPVVVARGDPTYMGVGRLASLLFDDVEIVPGVSSLQALTARFGRGFHEVEAHVNLHSEEDVEKVVESLGAGRTTAVLFGKVRPAKVVETIESVGLNVKVIAGERLWYPDERLATELHSLRNFSEFTVAIFEPDHVIETSLR; encoded by the coding sequence GTGCAGGTAGTCGGAGTCGGCCCGAATCCGACGAGGTTTCTGACGATCGAGGCGATCGAACGGATCGCGCGGGCGGATCTACTGATCAGTAGTGAGTCGATACTCCGAGAGATCGACGGACTCAGGGTTGAGGCGGAGATAGACCTCTCCGACAAGGAGGTAGTCACCTGGAACGGTTCCGTTCGGGAGACGCTGACGGAGTACGCGGACAGCGACCCGGTGGTGGTCGCCCGAGGTGATCCGACCTACATGGGTGTCGGGAGGCTGGCGTCGTTACTTTTCGACGACGTCGAAATCGTGCCGGGCGTGTCCTCACTGCAGGCGTTGACGGCCCGGTTCGGTCGGGGCTTTCACGAGGTCGAAGCACACGTCAACCTCCACAGCGAGGAGGACGTTGAAAAGGTCGTGGAGAGCCTAGGAGCTGGCCGTACCACCGCGGTACTGTTCGGCAAGGTTCGACCGGCGAAAGTCGTCGAGACCATCGAGTCGGTGGGCCTAAACGTAAAAGTGATCGCCGGGGAGCGGTTGTGGTACCCGGACGAGCGTCTCGCTACCGAACTGCACTCGTTACGGAACTTTTCTGAGTTCACGGTGGCGATCTTCGAGCCGGATCACGTGATCGAAACCTCGTTAAGGTAA
- a CDS encoding B12-binding domain-containing radical SAM protein yields the protein MAEVVLTMDRTLASNYRGGMFMGFSACVPKGIIPDWLYFSVFCPSVEYDEETGEVKEAPLGIRRIEAQLRREGYDVAVVHPDAVHKAIDEDTIAVGVSEIDPQGMGPATTTFTSFSGKPAYMKVCFEDLMERIRELKDRYGFGVFMGGPGAWQVAETFPRFGVDFLIMGEGEYVVGEVVRRIEEGDRGLEIVRGKPVAAEDIPTIVNPTTNGIVEVARGCGRGCKFCSPDMRELRSFPLSKILEDVDVNVRGGHEEILLHAEDVLRYKADGWRPNVEAVLELFSAVMNRPGVKRVSVSHVALSTVCQFDERLGEISEVAGVGELVPWMGAQVGVETGSPRLMAEHMPGKVAPYKVEEWPDVVEQAFGIMNDHGWVPCGTLILGLPGETEDDVMMTVELLDRLRDYKSFIVPLFFVPIGESRLSDHDFFTPEKLTEVHWEVILKCVDHDLKWLPELYEEYARANGHGPLVKLTIRALTWYGRRKIFKSALKWCPEKELVEAVLG from the coding sequence TTGGCGGAAGTCGTGTTGACGATGGATCGTACGCTGGCCAGCAATTACCGCGGCGGTATGTTCATGGGGTTCAGTGCCTGCGTACCGAAGGGGATCATACCCGACTGGCTGTACTTCTCGGTGTTCTGCCCCAGCGTCGAGTACGACGAGGAAACTGGGGAGGTTAAGGAAGCCCCCTTGGGCATACGACGCATCGAGGCGCAGCTGCGGCGGGAAGGTTACGACGTGGCCGTGGTCCACCCGGATGCCGTTCACAAGGCCATCGACGAGGACACCATCGCTGTCGGAGTTTCCGAGATAGACCCCCAGGGGATGGGTCCGGCCACGACGACTTTCACGTCCTTCTCCGGTAAGCCGGCGTACATGAAGGTATGCTTCGAGGACCTCATGGAGAGAATCCGCGAGCTGAAGGATCGCTACGGGTTTGGAGTGTTCATGGGAGGACCGGGCGCTTGGCAGGTCGCCGAGACGTTCCCACGCTTCGGGGTCGACTTCCTGATAATGGGTGAAGGGGAGTACGTGGTCGGAGAGGTCGTACGCAGGATCGAGGAGGGGGACCGCGGTCTCGAGATCGTCCGCGGTAAGCCGGTAGCGGCGGAGGATATACCCACGATCGTCAACCCTACTACCAACGGAATCGTTGAGGTGGCCCGTGGCTGCGGTCGTGGATGCAAGTTCTGCAGCCCGGACATGCGCGAGCTCAGGAGTTTCCCGCTGAGTAAGATCCTGGAAGATGTCGACGTTAACGTACGCGGAGGCCATGAGGAGATTCTACTCCACGCGGAGGACGTGTTGCGTTACAAGGCGGACGGATGGCGGCCCAACGTCGAGGCGGTGCTGGAGCTGTTCTCGGCCGTGATGAATCGGCCGGGAGTTAAGCGCGTCAGCGTGAGCCACGTGGCACTTTCGACGGTCTGTCAGTTCGATGAGAGACTAGGAGAGATCTCTGAGGTGGCAGGTGTAGGCGAGCTCGTACCCTGGATGGGCGCACAAGTAGGTGTGGAAACGGGCAGCCCGAGGTTGATGGCCGAACACATGCCGGGTAAGGTGGCCCCGTACAAGGTGGAGGAGTGGCCGGACGTCGTCGAGCAAGCGTTCGGGATCATGAACGATCACGGCTGGGTGCCCTGCGGAACTCTCATCTTAGGACTACCGGGCGAGACCGAGGACGACGTCATGATGACGGTCGAACTCTTGGACCGGTTGCGGGACTACAAGAGCTTCATCGTGCCGTTGTTCTTCGTACCGATCGGTGAATCCAGACTGAGCGATCACGATTTCTTCACCCCGGAGAAACTCACCGAGGTGCACTGGGAGGTCATCTTGAAGTGTGTCGACCACGACCTGAAGTGGTTGCCGGAGCTGTACGAGGAGTACGCTCGAGCCAACGGACACGGGCCGCTGGTGAAGCTGACGATCCGAGCGCTGACGTGGTACGGACGTCGGAAGATCTTCAAATCCGCCCTCAAGTGGTGCCCGGAAAAGGAGCTTGTGGAGGCGGTGTTAGGGTAG
- a CDS encoding winged helix-turn-helix domain-containing protein, producing the protein MECRVKVFLCADGRPVMGPGRYALLKAISEEGTVKGAAERLGWSYGYARRSIEALERAFGRKVVQTERGGPEGGRASLTDFGRKLVEEYERAMKEVREKGLKPIL; encoded by the coding sequence ATGGAGTGCCGGGTGAAAGTGTTCCTCTGCGCGGACGGACGACCCGTGATGGGTCCAGGCCGGTACGCACTGCTGAAAGCCATCTCCGAGGAGGGAACGGTCAAAGGAGCGGCGGAGCGATTGGGCTGGTCGTACGGGTACGCCAGGCGGAGCATCGAGGCCCTCGAGAGGGCGTTCGGTCGCAAAGTCGTCCAAACGGAGAGGGGAGGGCCTGAGGGCGGCCGGGCTTCACTCACGGACTTCGGTCGTAAGTTAGTCGAGGAGTACGAGCGGGCTATGAAAGAGGTCCGCGAGAAGGGCCTCAAGCCGATTCTCTGA
- a CDS encoding metallophosphoesterase family protein, translated as MNAKIVHISDLHISPYRKSWSPEVFYRGIEQINDLRPDVVIVTGDLTDNGLVREYEEVSSLLEKIEAPVVPVPGNHDARNLGWMTFEDVFGDRYRVERVSADLYVVGLDSSEPDVDYGQLGRERQEWLEETLRRIPGGACKCIAMHHHLLPVPGAGRERNVLVDAGEMINLCIKYGVDLVLCGHRHVPFAAKVEDTVVVNAGTFSATKLRGYSRNSFNVIEFSESTVSVNLYEITTERKLELARYKPVVREGEYRLVRVKGIADILRESA; from the coding sequence TTGAACGCCAAAATCGTTCACATTTCCGACCTTCACATTTCACCGTACAGAAAGAGTTGGAGCCCCGAGGTATTCTATCGGGGCATCGAGCAGATTAACGACCTCAGACCGGACGTGGTCATCGTCACCGGCGATCTCACCGACAACGGGTTAGTCCGAGAGTACGAGGAGGTATCCTCACTGCTTGAAAAGATAGAAGCTCCGGTGGTCCCCGTCCCGGGTAACCACGACGCGAGAAACCTTGGATGGATGACCTTCGAAGACGTGTTCGGCGATCGGTACAGGGTTGAGCGTGTCTCGGCCGATCTTTACGTGGTAGGGTTGGACTCGTCGGAGCCGGACGTCGATTACGGCCAGCTCGGAAGAGAACGACAGGAATGGTTGGAAGAGACCCTGCGACGCATTCCGGGCGGCGCCTGCAAGTGTATTGCGATGCACCATCACCTGCTTCCTGTACCGGGCGCGGGTAGGGAGAGGAACGTGCTCGTGGATGCCGGCGAGATGATCAACCTCTGTATCAAGTACGGTGTCGACTTAGTCCTGTGCGGTCACCGACACGTGCCATTCGCGGCGAAGGTGGAGGACACCGTGGTGGTGAACGCCGGCACGTTCTCGGCCACCAAGCTCCGGGGATACAGTAGGAACTCTTTCAACGTGATCGAGTTCTCGGAGAGCACTGTCAGCGTCAACCTGTACGAAATAACGACGGAGCGCAAACTGGAGCTGGCTCGATACAAACCGGTGGTCAGGGAAGGGGAGTACCGCCTAGTGCGCGTTAAGGGGATAGCGGACATCCTCAGAGAATCGGCTTGA
- a CDS encoding methanogenesis marker 9 domain-containing protein, whose translation MNVVKEGWPDAPSHVCRGGPPEALAFCCPPVKPCPIFHALDEAGLDPEEYVRRKKEFAEKTPLGSGKNTCFGSLVWCCKITKPCPLRDSTLQRIGMSPEEYMWWKKKLAEYLLGKKDLDEILRETSESEPEEETVEVVAEAAGVSEEEARRALEEANGDPVRAVKLLKSRGKGD comes from the coding sequence ATGAACGTGGTTAAGGAAGGCTGGCCGGACGCCCCGTCGCACGTGTGCCGTGGAGGACCCCCGGAGGCGCTCGCCTTCTGCTGCCCACCCGTAAAACCTTGTCCGATTTTTCACGCGTTGGACGAGGCGGGCCTCGACCCCGAGGAATATGTGCGGAGGAAGAAGGAGTTCGCGGAGAAGACTCCGCTGGGCTCGGGGAAGAACACGTGTTTCGGTAGCCTAGTGTGGTGCTGTAAGATCACCAAGCCGTGTCCGTTACGGGACTCGACGCTGCAGCGCATCGGAATGAGCCCGGAGGAGTACATGTGGTGGAAGAAGAAGCTGGCGGAGTACCTCCTTGGAAAGAAGGATCTGGATGAGATCCTACGGGAGACCAGTGAGTCCGAGCCGGAGGAAGAGACCGTCGAGGTCGTGGCGGAGGCTGCCGGAGTCTCGGAAGAAGAGGCGAGACGTGCGTTGGAGGAGGCGAACGGCGACCCGGTGCGGGCGGTGAAGCTGTTGAAGTCACGGGGTAAGGGTGATTGA
- the atwA gene encoding methyl coenzyme M reductase system, component A2, whose product MSWVIRVEDLVKEFEDFRLEIPELEIGEGEVLGVLGESGAGKSVFIHVLKGLDDYEPDEGRILYRVGMCPECGWIERPEFIGEQCPKCEKGKLEEEVVDLWGLSDTERRRFRKRIAIMFQRTFALYEEQTVLENVMEALEEAGYSGEEAVQRAVDLIEMVQLEHRITHLARDLSGGEKQRVVLIRQLAKKPIVFLADEPTGTLDPETADIVHKALREGVKEEGITMVITSHWPEVIEDISDKAVWLEDGCVKEVGEPSEVVSKYLELVEEVEREEVEVGDDIIRVKDVKKYYYSIERGVVKAVDGVSLDVKEAEVYGIVGKSGAGKTTLAKILAGVLEPTEGEVYVRVGDDWVDMTDRRERGRAKRYIGMLHQQYTLYPHRTVLENLTKAIGIELPDELARMKAVHVLKVVGFDEKKAVNILDKYPDQLSEGERHRVALAQVLIREPRILILDEPTGTMDPITMRKVAKSILNARKEMNQTFVIVSHDMDFVLMVCDRASLMRDGKFVKTGDPEEIVRELTPEEREEMIRQE is encoded by the coding sequence GTGTCGTGGGTAATCCGCGTGGAGGACTTAGTCAAGGAGTTCGAGGACTTCCGCTTGGAGATTCCGGAGCTCGAGATCGGGGAAGGGGAGGTCCTCGGAGTCCTCGGAGAAAGCGGCGCAGGCAAGTCCGTCTTCATCCACGTGCTGAAGGGATTGGACGACTACGAGCCCGACGAGGGCCGCATTCTCTACAGGGTGGGAATGTGCCCCGAGTGCGGCTGGATAGAGCGTCCGGAGTTCATCGGTGAGCAATGTCCGAAGTGTGAGAAGGGAAAGCTGGAAGAGGAAGTGGTCGATCTGTGGGGACTCTCGGACACGGAGCGCCGCAGGTTCCGTAAAAGGATCGCCATCATGTTCCAGCGAACCTTCGCCCTGTACGAGGAGCAGACGGTTCTCGAGAACGTCATGGAGGCGCTTGAAGAGGCGGGCTACTCGGGAGAGGAAGCCGTCCAGCGTGCGGTGGACCTCATCGAGATGGTGCAGCTCGAGCACCGCATCACGCACCTGGCGCGAGACCTGAGCGGTGGCGAAAAGCAGCGTGTGGTGTTGATCCGACAGTTGGCGAAGAAGCCGATCGTGTTCCTGGCGGACGAACCCACCGGTACCCTCGACCCGGAGACAGCGGACATCGTGCACAAGGCCCTTCGTGAGGGTGTGAAGGAAGAAGGTATCACCATGGTGATCACGTCTCACTGGCCCGAGGTGATCGAGGACATCTCCGACAAGGCCGTGTGGCTGGAGGACGGGTGCGTGAAGGAGGTAGGCGAACCCTCCGAGGTCGTCAGCAAGTACCTGGAGCTCGTGGAGGAGGTCGAGCGGGAGGAGGTGGAGGTCGGAGATGACATCATCCGTGTCAAGGACGTCAAGAAGTACTACTACTCGATCGAGCGCGGCGTCGTGAAGGCCGTGGACGGAGTCTCGCTGGACGTGAAGGAGGCCGAGGTCTACGGAATCGTAGGAAAGAGCGGAGCGGGCAAGACCACGCTGGCGAAGATCCTCGCGGGCGTGCTGGAGCCGACCGAAGGCGAGGTGTACGTGCGGGTGGGTGACGACTGGGTCGATATGACCGACCGTCGTGAACGGGGTCGGGCGAAGCGGTACATCGGGATGTTGCACCAGCAGTACACGCTCTACCCGCACCGCACCGTGCTGGAGAACCTCACTAAGGCCATTGGTATCGAGCTGCCGGACGAGCTCGCCAGGATGAAGGCCGTTCACGTCCTGAAGGTAGTCGGGTTCGACGAGAAGAAGGCCGTTAACATCCTGGACAAGTACCCGGACCAGCTCTCCGAAGGCGAGAGGCACCGGGTAGCACTAGCCCAGGTACTCATCAGAGAGCCACGTATACTGATCCTTGACGAGCCGACTGGTACCATGGACCCGATCACTATGCGCAAGGTCGCGAAATCGATCCTGAACGCTAGGAAGGAGATGAACCAGACGTTCGTGATAGTCTCCCACGACATGGACTTCGTTCTCATGGTTTGCGACCGTGCTTCACTGATGCGGGATGGAAAATTCGTTAAGACAGGAGATCCAGAGGAGATCGTCCGCGAACTGACACCCGAGGAACGAGAAGAGATGATTCGACAGGAGTGA
- a CDS encoding RNA 2'-phosphotransferase: MKPIRVCPECGKYTEKHTCERCGRRTEEFLDGRRRLALSKLLSGILRHFPEEVKVKLDDEGFTDCDVHELAERIKKYWKNREYYRWLTGEHIIAVVETCPKGRFEIDEHGRIRARYGHSRRLSVRPTLPEAENVKELYHGTARENLESILQHGIKPMGRRAVHLTDDEREALITALRHTRNPVILVVDAERLRRHGLVPRKAGKNVYVVEGTVPPDCITRVIRNPRRSVESEKR; encoded by the coding sequence TTGAAACCTATCCGGGTATGCCCGGAGTGTGGCAAGTACACGGAAAAACATACCTGCGAGCGGTGTGGTCGGCGCACCGAGGAGTTTTTGGACGGGCGGCGAAGGCTCGCGCTTAGCAAGCTCCTCTCGGGTATCCTCCGGCACTTCCCCGAAGAGGTGAAGGTGAAACTCGACGACGAGGGTTTCACGGACTGCGACGTACACGAGCTGGCGGAGCGCATCAAGAAGTACTGGAAGAACCGCGAGTACTATCGTTGGCTCACTGGCGAGCACATCATCGCGGTTGTAGAGACCTGCCCCAAGGGCCGGTTCGAGATCGACGAACATGGCCGTATTCGGGCGAGGTACGGTCATTCGAGGCGTCTCAGTGTCAGGCCGACGCTCCCAGAAGCCGAGAACGTCAAGGAACTGTACCACGGCACGGCACGTGAGAACCTGGAGTCTATACTCCAGCACGGAATCAAGCCGATGGGCAGACGGGCGGTGCACCTGACGGACGACGAGCGTGAGGCCCTGATCACGGCGCTCCGTCACACTCGGAATCCGGTGATACTGGTCGTCGACGCGGAACGGCTTCGACGGCATGGGTTGGTCCCCAGGAAAGCTGGCAAGAACGTCTACGTGGTGGAAGGAACGGTGCCTCCGGACTGCATCACTCGCGTGATCCGGAACCCAAGGAGGTCCGTCGAGAGTGAAAAGCGCTGA
- a CDS encoding endonuclease V: MKSAEWFEASTEEERVEIQRKVARKVRLEPLDDVDAVAGVDVSYRGEEYRAAAVVLDPETYEVLDRRVVHGTTDVPYEPGFLAFREGPPALEALEGLDFDLLFVHGHGVAHPRRAGLASHLGVALDVPTIGVARRPLVGRSKEEPSRIGDTTPLVHRGEVVGYLVRTDAEARPVVVSPGHRCNLEDAVRWTLRLVRVGKWPEPLRLADLLSRRGASRVEGESRGAGVRR, from the coding sequence GTGAAAAGCGCTGAATGGTTCGAGGCCAGCACCGAGGAGGAGCGCGTAGAAATTCAGCGGAAGGTAGCCCGTAAGGTCCGACTGGAACCGCTCGACGACGTGGACGCCGTCGCTGGGGTAGACGTCTCTTACCGCGGTGAAGAGTACCGGGCCGCCGCGGTGGTTCTGGACCCCGAAACCTACGAAGTGCTCGACCGTCGAGTGGTCCACGGGACTACGGACGTCCCCTACGAGCCCGGGTTCCTGGCGTTCCGTGAGGGTCCACCGGCCCTGGAGGCTCTCGAGGGACTGGACTTCGACCTGCTGTTCGTCCACGGCCACGGCGTAGCCCACCCTAGGCGGGCCGGTCTCGCTTCCCACCTCGGAGTGGCCCTAGACGTCCCGACGATAGGGGTGGCGCGGCGTCCGCTCGTGGGCAGGTCGAAGGAGGAACCGAGTAGGATAGGCGATACCACACCCCTCGTACATAGAGGTGAGGTAGTCGGCTACCTCGTACGAACCGACGCCGAAGCCCGGCCCGTAGTGGTGAGCCCGGGCCATCGGTGTAACCTCGAGGACGCCGTGAGATGGACGCTGCGCCTCGTCCGAGTGGGAAAGTGGCCAGAGCCGCTGCGTCTGGCCGATCTGCTCTCACGTAGAGGAGCATCACGGGTAGAGGGTGAAAGTCGTGGCGCTGGTGTACGACGCTGA